The Pseudochaenichthys georgianus chromosome 24, fPseGeo1.2, whole genome shotgun sequence genome includes a region encoding these proteins:
- the cep85l gene encoding centrosomal protein of 85 kDa-like isoform X1 has product MWYRSELEDGYESNKTGSSGGGSPGWVPGSGVCGARRHSTVSDSGDTGIGTYCSNSVEDDSSSSTTPLSLQPLTLQHLVSQDEGSVPLVHVMLSPSSSPYTGYSTPASTSSSTGRWSRSCQLLTPGVTLPGVSLDMKDHQPLRRCSSLTKLPSGADRSSSRTSGLQYNPQGSLDRGLPHGYRKEPLGSNVDLYLPLSSSLLYNSLLQRSPGAGPCYRYNHSSRSSGLEKNRSVPSSPSSSVKRNSLDMNYSALPESKVARGGAQLYGLSLPKPADPALKDHQTDRGSPIQPAVRTQMWLAEQMEYRPKVEGGGQLGPIGAAGTEGCGDGPSPCQQEPGLHQVLMGTSLPVHTLVKEGLLRQRELEIERQKQQILQLHARIRENELRAEQVLHSQRVWLDDPPFQKEPALRTCKQPSDRLYCDEELGRKLAVAELEVLHLSEFFKQVNHKYTEDIRKLEEKIKTRDRYISSLKKKCQRESEQIREKRQRIETLEKYLSDLPTLDEVQTQSQQQVEVQQKAKHLERTASRLQQSLEEGYALMKEKDFRMEMQAMREKELIASVQSLQQKVQLCLADGVRLPMQDLKRLEVENTDLLEQKDHSSKLIEQQKEQIERLTSQLTATQKKRSLPHEQEESPAPPQVFKVGDSGLLVELPEVELPEVGRLLKEMSLCLLDLQALCSILAQRAQGKEPNLSLLLGMKSLSVSAEESDSREEVEEELRGKLLEVARLRGDIDDLWRSISERYAQGQGDSCVS; this is encoded by the exons ATGTGGTACAGAAGTGAATTAGAGGATGGGTACGAATCTAATAAAACAG GCTCCAGTGGGGGGGGCTCTCCAGGATGGGTCCCTGGGAGCGGTGTCTGTGGGGCCCGCCGGCACAGCACCGTGTCCGACAGCGGGGACACCGGGATCGGGACCTACTGCTCCAACAGCGTGGAAG ATGACTCCAGTTCCAGTACCACACCGTTGTCTCTTCAGCCGCTCACGTTGCAGCATCTCGTGAGTCAGGATGAAGGGTCCGTCCCCCTGGTCCACGTCATGCTGTCCCCATCCTCCTCCCCGTACACCGGCTATAGTACGCCAGCCTCCACCAGCAGCAGCACCGGGCGCTGGAGCAGATCCTGCCAGCTACTGACCCCCGGCGTGACCCTGCCGGGGGTCTCTCTGGACATGAAGGACCACCAGCCCCTGCGGAGGTGCTCCTCTCTCACCAAGCTGCCCTCTGGGGCGGACAGAAGCTCCAGCAGGACATCAGGCCTTCAGTACAACCCCCAAGGCTCCCTGGACCGAGGACTGCCACATGGGTACAGGAAGGAGCCCCTCGGTTCTAACGTGGATCTGTACCTCCCCTTATCTTCCTCCTTGCTCTACAACAGCCTCCTGCAGCGCTCCCCGGGGGCCGGGCCCTGCTACCGCTACAACCACAGCAGTAGATCCAGTGGTTTGGAAAAGAACCGGTCCGTGCCCTCGAGTCCGTCCTCATCGGTGAAACGCAACAGTTTGGACATGAACTACAGCGCCTTGCCGGAATCTAAAGTGGCTCGGGGGGGGGCACAGCTCTATGGCCTCAGCTTACCCAAACCAGCTGACCCAGCGCTGAAGGATCATCAGACCGACAGAGGGTCCCCCATCCAGCCGGCGGTCCGCACCCAGATGTGGCTCGCTGAGCAGATGGAGTACAGGCCCAAAGTAGAGGGTGGAGGTCAACTGGGTCCGATTGGTGCTGCTGGAACAGAGGGCTGTGGAGATGGGCCATCGCCATGTCAACAGGAACCGGGGCTTCACCAG gtgctGATGGGGACCTCTCTTCCTGTACACACTTTGGTGAAGGAGGGGCTGCTGAGACAGAGAGAGCTGGAGATAGAGAG ACAGAAGCAGCAGATCCTGCAGCTCCATGCCCGGATCAGAGAGAACGAGctgagagcagagcaggtgctGCACAGCCAGAGGGTGTGGCTGGATGACCCCCCCTTCCAAAAG GAACCAGCGTTGAGAACATGCAAACAGCCCTCTGATAGGCTGTACTGCGATGAGGAGCTGGGGAGGAAGCTGGCGGTGGCTGAGCTGGAGGTTCTCCATCTGAGCGAGTTCTTCAAGCAGGTCAACCACAAATATACAGAGGACATCAGGAAACTGGAGGAAAAG ATAAAGACGCGGGATCGCTACATCAGCAGTCTGAAGAAGAAATGTCAGCGAGAGAGCGAACAGATCCGAGAGAAAAGGCAACGCATCGAAACTCTGGAGAAATACCTCTCTGACCTGCCGACGCTGGACGAGGTGCAGACCCAGAGCCAGCAG caggtGGAGGTCCAGCAGAAGGCCAAACACCTGGAGAGAACTGCCTCCCGGTTGCAGCAGAGCCTGGAGGAAGGGTACGCTCTGATGAAGGAGAAGGACTTCAGGATGGAGATGCAGGCCATGAGGGAGAAGGAGCTGATCGCATCGGTGCAAAG cCTGCAGCAGAAGGTTCAGCTCTGCCTGGCTGACGGGGTGAGGCTGCCCATGCAGGACCTGAAGCGGCTGGAGGTGGAGAACACTGACCTGCTGGAGCAGAAGGACCACAGCAGCAAG CTGATCGAGCAACAGAAGGAACAGATTGAGAGACTGACCTCTCAGCTAACG GCCACTCAGAAGAAAAGAAGCCTTCCTCATGAACAGGAGGAAAGCCCGGCCCCCCCACAGGTATTTAAG GTGGGGGATAGTGGGCTTCTGGTGGAGCTGCCTGAGGTGGAGTTGCCTGAGGTGGGCCGGCTGCTGAAGGAGATGTCCCTGTGTCTGCTGGACCTGCAGGCCCTCTGCAGCATCCTGGCCCAGAGAGCACAGGGGAAGGAGCCCAACCTGTCCCTGCTGCTGGGCATGAAGT CGCTGAGTGTCTCTGCGGAGGAGAGCGACAGcagggaggaggtggaggaggagctgAGGGGGAAGCTGCTGGAGGTGGCTCGGCTGCGGGGGGACATCGACGACCTGTGGAGGAGCATCTCGGAGCGCTACGCCCAGGGTCAGGGGGACAGCTGCGTCTCCtag
- the cep85l gene encoding centrosomal protein of 85 kDa-like isoform X2: MWYRSELEDGYESNKTGSSGGGSPGWVPGSGVCGARRHSTVSDSGDTGIGTYCSNSVEDDSSSSTTPLSLQPLTLQHLVSQDEGSVPLVHVMLSPSSSPYTGYSTPASTSSSTGRWSRSCQLLTPGVTLPGVSLDMKDHQPLRRCSSLTKLPSGADRSSSRTSGLQYNPQGSLDRGLPHGYRKEPLGSNVDLYLPLSSSLLYNSLLQRSPGAGPCYRYNHSSRSSGLEKNRSVPSSPSSSVKRNSLDMNYSALPESKVARGGAQLYGLSLPKPADPALKDHQTDRGSPIQPAVRTQMWLAEQMEYRPKVEGGGQLGPIGAAGTEGCGDGPSPCQQEPGLHQVLMGTSLPVHTLVKEGLLRQRELEIERQKQQILQLHARIRENELRAEQVLHSQRVWLDDPPFQKEPALRTCKQPSDRLYCDEELGRKLAVAELEVLHLSEFFKQVNHKYTEDIRKLEEKIKTRDRYISSLKKKCQRESEQIREKRQRIETLEKYLSDLPTLDEVQTQSQQQVEVQQKAKHLERTASRLQQSLEEGYALMKEKDFRMEMQAMREKELIASVQSLQQKVQLCLADGVRLPMQDLKRLEVENTDLLEQKDHSSKLIEQQKEQIERLTSQLTATQKKRSLPHEQEESPAPPQVGDSGLLVELPEVELPEVGRLLKEMSLCLLDLQALCSILAQRAQGKEPNLSLLLGMKSLSVSAEESDSREEVEEELRGKLLEVARLRGDIDDLWRSISERYAQGQGDSCVS; the protein is encoded by the exons ATGTGGTACAGAAGTGAATTAGAGGATGGGTACGAATCTAATAAAACAG GCTCCAGTGGGGGGGGCTCTCCAGGATGGGTCCCTGGGAGCGGTGTCTGTGGGGCCCGCCGGCACAGCACCGTGTCCGACAGCGGGGACACCGGGATCGGGACCTACTGCTCCAACAGCGTGGAAG ATGACTCCAGTTCCAGTACCACACCGTTGTCTCTTCAGCCGCTCACGTTGCAGCATCTCGTGAGTCAGGATGAAGGGTCCGTCCCCCTGGTCCACGTCATGCTGTCCCCATCCTCCTCCCCGTACACCGGCTATAGTACGCCAGCCTCCACCAGCAGCAGCACCGGGCGCTGGAGCAGATCCTGCCAGCTACTGACCCCCGGCGTGACCCTGCCGGGGGTCTCTCTGGACATGAAGGACCACCAGCCCCTGCGGAGGTGCTCCTCTCTCACCAAGCTGCCCTCTGGGGCGGACAGAAGCTCCAGCAGGACATCAGGCCTTCAGTACAACCCCCAAGGCTCCCTGGACCGAGGACTGCCACATGGGTACAGGAAGGAGCCCCTCGGTTCTAACGTGGATCTGTACCTCCCCTTATCTTCCTCCTTGCTCTACAACAGCCTCCTGCAGCGCTCCCCGGGGGCCGGGCCCTGCTACCGCTACAACCACAGCAGTAGATCCAGTGGTTTGGAAAAGAACCGGTCCGTGCCCTCGAGTCCGTCCTCATCGGTGAAACGCAACAGTTTGGACATGAACTACAGCGCCTTGCCGGAATCTAAAGTGGCTCGGGGGGGGGCACAGCTCTATGGCCTCAGCTTACCCAAACCAGCTGACCCAGCGCTGAAGGATCATCAGACCGACAGAGGGTCCCCCATCCAGCCGGCGGTCCGCACCCAGATGTGGCTCGCTGAGCAGATGGAGTACAGGCCCAAAGTAGAGGGTGGAGGTCAACTGGGTCCGATTGGTGCTGCTGGAACAGAGGGCTGTGGAGATGGGCCATCGCCATGTCAACAGGAACCGGGGCTTCACCAG gtgctGATGGGGACCTCTCTTCCTGTACACACTTTGGTGAAGGAGGGGCTGCTGAGACAGAGAGAGCTGGAGATAGAGAG ACAGAAGCAGCAGATCCTGCAGCTCCATGCCCGGATCAGAGAGAACGAGctgagagcagagcaggtgctGCACAGCCAGAGGGTGTGGCTGGATGACCCCCCCTTCCAAAAG GAACCAGCGTTGAGAACATGCAAACAGCCCTCTGATAGGCTGTACTGCGATGAGGAGCTGGGGAGGAAGCTGGCGGTGGCTGAGCTGGAGGTTCTCCATCTGAGCGAGTTCTTCAAGCAGGTCAACCACAAATATACAGAGGACATCAGGAAACTGGAGGAAAAG ATAAAGACGCGGGATCGCTACATCAGCAGTCTGAAGAAGAAATGTCAGCGAGAGAGCGAACAGATCCGAGAGAAAAGGCAACGCATCGAAACTCTGGAGAAATACCTCTCTGACCTGCCGACGCTGGACGAGGTGCAGACCCAGAGCCAGCAG caggtGGAGGTCCAGCAGAAGGCCAAACACCTGGAGAGAACTGCCTCCCGGTTGCAGCAGAGCCTGGAGGAAGGGTACGCTCTGATGAAGGAGAAGGACTTCAGGATGGAGATGCAGGCCATGAGGGAGAAGGAGCTGATCGCATCGGTGCAAAG cCTGCAGCAGAAGGTTCAGCTCTGCCTGGCTGACGGGGTGAGGCTGCCCATGCAGGACCTGAAGCGGCTGGAGGTGGAGAACACTGACCTGCTGGAGCAGAAGGACCACAGCAGCAAG CTGATCGAGCAACAGAAGGAACAGATTGAGAGACTGACCTCTCAGCTAACG GCCACTCAGAAGAAAAGAAGCCTTCCTCATGAACAGGAGGAAAGCCCGGCCCCCCCACAG GTGGGGGATAGTGGGCTTCTGGTGGAGCTGCCTGAGGTGGAGTTGCCTGAGGTGGGCCGGCTGCTGAAGGAGATGTCCCTGTGTCTGCTGGACCTGCAGGCCCTCTGCAGCATCCTGGCCCAGAGAGCACAGGGGAAGGAGCCCAACCTGTCCCTGCTGCTGGGCATGAAGT CGCTGAGTGTCTCTGCGGAGGAGAGCGACAGcagggaggaggtggaggaggagctgAGGGGGAAGCTGCTGGAGGTGGCTCGGCTGCGGGGGGACATCGACGACCTGTGGAGGAGCATCTCGGAGCGCTACGCCCAGGGTCAGGGGGACAGCTGCGTCTCCtag